A part of Paraburkholderia azotifigens genomic DNA contains:
- a CDS encoding MlaC/ttg2D family ABC transporter substrate-binding protein: MRSRFLAALLFFTMLAFGGTASAQSVDSSDPQMLVKTVTQQVLDEVHTRAIEPTDIPRIMDIVNRDILPYIDFERTTQLALARYWRTATPEQQKELVQQFKMLLVHLYSGALAQLKPDQKIEYPPMRISASDTDAVVRTIALTNAQPVEIDYRLRKTPQGWRVYDLNVMGAWLVQTYRQQFGEIIQQSGVDGLLKFLIDRNQQLASGKQ; this comes from the coding sequence ATGAGATCGCGATTTCTCGCCGCCCTCCTGTTCTTCACGATGCTTGCCTTCGGCGGTACGGCATCGGCGCAGAGCGTCGACAGTTCCGATCCGCAGATGCTGGTCAAGACAGTCACGCAGCAGGTGCTCGACGAAGTGCACACGCGCGCAATCGAACCGACGGATATCCCGCGCATCATGGATATCGTCAATCGCGACATCCTGCCGTATATCGACTTCGAGCGCACAACGCAGCTCGCTCTGGCGCGTTACTGGCGCACGGCCACGCCCGAGCAACAGAAGGAACTCGTGCAACAGTTCAAGATGCTGCTGGTTCACCTGTATTCGGGCGCGCTCGCGCAGCTCAAGCCCGATCAGAAGATCGAATATCCGCCGATGCGCATCTCGGCATCGGATACGGATGCCGTCGTGCGCACGATCGCGCTCACGAACGCCCAGCCCGTCGAGATCGATTACCGTCTGCGCAAGACGCCGCAGGGCTGGCGTGTGTACGATCTCAACGTGATGGGCGCGTGGCTCGTGCAAACGTATCGCCAGCAGTTTGGCGAAATCATCCAGCAAAGCGGCGTCGATGGATTGCTGAAGTTTCTGATCGACCGCAACCAGCAACTCGCGTCGGGCAAACAGTAA
- a CDS encoding ATP adenylyltransferase family protein: MEAPRFDPATLWPAIERQTQHALQCGALQPIDTVQAVIESGGVRFVVRQVSSLTRKEQQRTQARKLQTEKRAAVNPFLPYEPDLFVADISDTHLALLNKFNVIDHHLLIVTRDFQRQNALLNLADFEALLLCMAGFDGLGFYNAGPEAGASQPHKHLQIVPLPLGDSEPPVPVEPLFAQAAADGPAARVPGLPFRHAFARLVLNHAAPATAAQTALVCYRSLLDATGIGAVEIDGEPCHATPYNLLVTRGWMLLVPRSMERVEGVSVNALGFAGSLFVRDAAHLELIERIGPMNVLQRVAMP, encoded by the coding sequence ATGGAAGCTCCCCGCTTCGATCCCGCCACGCTCTGGCCCGCCATCGAAAGGCAAACGCAGCACGCCCTGCAGTGCGGCGCGCTGCAACCCATCGACACCGTGCAGGCCGTGATCGAAAGCGGCGGCGTGCGCTTCGTCGTGCGGCAAGTGTCGAGCCTCACGCGCAAGGAACAACAGCGTACGCAGGCGCGCAAGCTGCAGACGGAGAAACGCGCCGCCGTCAATCCGTTCCTTCCGTACGAGCCCGATCTGTTCGTCGCCGATATCTCGGACACGCATCTCGCGCTGCTCAACAAGTTCAACGTGATCGATCATCATCTGCTGATCGTCACGCGCGACTTCCAACGGCAGAACGCGCTGCTGAATCTCGCGGATTTCGAAGCGCTGCTGCTCTGCATGGCGGGATTCGACGGCCTCGGTTTCTACAACGCCGGCCCCGAGGCGGGCGCAAGCCAGCCGCACAAGCATCTGCAGATCGTGCCGTTGCCGCTCGGCGACAGCGAGCCGCCCGTGCCCGTCGAACCGCTGTTCGCGCAGGCCGCCGCCGATGGTCCGGCCGCTCGCGTGCCCGGCTTGCCGTTCCGGCATGCGTTCGCCCGCCTCGTGCTAAACCATGCGGCGCCCGCCACTGCCGCACAGACCGCGCTCGTGTGCTATCGCTCGCTGCTCGATGCAACGGGCATCGGCGCAGTCGAGATCGACGGCGAGCCGTGTCATGCCACGCCGTACAACCTGCTCGTCACGCGCGGCTGGATGCTGCTGGTTCCGCGCTCGATGGAGCGCGTGGAAGGCGTGTCCGTGAATGCGCTGGGATTCGCCGGTTCGCTGTTCGTGCGCGACGCCGCGCATCTCGAACTGATCGAACGGATCGGTCCGATGAACGTGCTACAGCGCGTCGCCATGCCATAG
- a CDS encoding adenosine-specific kinase, which yields MQLSAVTVVKPESTNFILGQSHFIKSVEDIHEALVGTVPGIRFGLAFCEASGKRLVRRSGTDEALIDMASQNALNVAAGHSFFVFLGDGFFPVNVLNGLKAVPEVCRIFCATANPVEVLVAETDQGRGIIGVIDGFSPLGVEGAEDVQWRKDLLRTIGYKL from the coding sequence ATGCAACTGTCCGCCGTCACCGTCGTCAAGCCCGAGTCGACCAACTTCATCCTCGGGCAATCCCACTTCATCAAATCCGTCGAGGATATTCACGAGGCGCTAGTCGGCACCGTGCCCGGCATCAGATTCGGCCTCGCGTTCTGCGAGGCGTCGGGCAAGCGGCTCGTGCGGCGCTCGGGCACCGACGAAGCATTGATCGACATGGCAAGCCAGAACGCGCTGAACGTCGCGGCGGGCCACAGCTTCTTCGTGTTCCTCGGCGACGGCTTCTTTCCCGTCAACGTGCTGAATGGGCTGAAAGCCGTTCCCGAGGTATGCCGCATTTTTTGCGCGACGGCGAATCCCGTCGAAGTGCTGGTGGCCGAAACGGACCAGGGACGCGGCATCATCGGCGTGATCGACGGCTTTTCGCCGCTCGGTGTCGAAGGCGCCGAAGACGTTCAATGGCGCAAGGATCTGCTGCGCACGATCGGCTACAAGCTGTGA